One genomic segment of Leptolyngbya subtilissima AS-A7 includes these proteins:
- a CDS encoding response regulator transcription factor, whose amino-acid sequence MNTVLIVDDDPILQTALTRHLQAQGFEVMSATSGQEALDLLCNQPADVVVSDVVMPGMNGFEFCHHLRSSPAGEMVPFIFLSGLGELTNRVQGHMLGADDYLVKPFSAQELIAKVKGAIARSQRLHSTLKRMLEQSALQPSPLPLTPAEERVFWEVVQGFTNKQIGEHLFLSPRTVQTHLSNMLAKLNLENRAQIVRFAFEHGYRMPEELEKG is encoded by the coding sequence ATGAATACGGTTTTAATTGTTGACGACGATCCTATATTGCAAACGGCATTGACCCGGCACTTACAGGCTCAGGGGTTTGAGGTGATGAGCGCGACCTCAGGCCAAGAGGCACTAGATTTGTTGTGCAACCAACCTGCGGACGTGGTGGTGTCGGACGTGGTGATGCCGGGCATGAACGGGTTCGAGTTTTGCCATCACCTGCGCTCTAGCCCCGCCGGAGAAATGGTGCCGTTTATCTTTCTCTCTGGCCTGGGAGAGTTGACTAACCGGGTGCAGGGTCACATGCTCGGGGCTGATGACTATTTAGTTAAGCCCTTCTCGGCGCAGGAGCTGATTGCCAAAGTGAAGGGAGCGATCGCGCGATCGCAGCGTCTCCACAGCACTCTAAAGCGCATGCTTGAACAGTCTGCCCTCCAGCCCAGCCCCCTACCCCTCACCCCGGCCGAAGAGCGGGTGTTTTGGGAGGTGGTTCAAGGCTTTACCAACAAACAGATCGGCGAGCACCTCTTTCTCAGCCCCCGCACGGTGCAAACCCATCTCAGCAATATGCTGGCCAAGCTCAATCTTGAGAACCGCGCGCAGATCGTGCGCTTTGCCTTTGAGCACGGGTATCGGATGCCGGAGGAGTTGGAAAAGGGGTGA
- a CDS encoding winged helix-turn-helix transcriptional regulator, whose protein sequence is MGKGYGQYCPISRAAEIICERWTPLILRELMSGSHHFNEISYGVPLMSRALLIKRLKELELAGIITRQEKTTGPGSVYLLTPAGEALRPLIDQMGVWASHWTRDRLSPDQLDDRLLMWAMRRGINLGAFPPAKVVLQFDLRGLTKGKQKERSYWMVVESERVDVCFQNPGFGVDVVIFADLSVFTHVVMGYESLEQALKTGSIAFDGPSDYVKQLPTWLYLQRERRHLSGIAPVVLGKMA, encoded by the coding sequence ATGGGAAAGGGATATGGACAGTACTGCCCTATTTCTAGGGCGGCGGAAATTATTTGTGAGCGCTGGACACCCCTGATTTTGAGGGAGCTGATGTCTGGCAGTCACCACTTCAACGAGATCAGCTATGGAGTGCCGCTGATGTCGAGGGCGCTGCTAATTAAGCGCCTCAAAGAGTTAGAACTGGCCGGCATTATTACTCGCCAGGAAAAAACGACCGGGCCAGGATCGGTTTATTTGCTCACCCCGGCGGGGGAAGCGCTGCGTCCTCTAATTGACCAAATGGGGGTTTGGGCCTCACATTGGACCCGCGATCGCCTCTCCCCTGATCAGCTGGACGACCGACTGCTGATGTGGGCCATGCGGCGGGGCATTAATCTTGGGGCGTTTCCACCGGCCAAAGTAGTGCTGCAATTTGACCTGCGCGGTCTGACCAAGGGAAAACAGAAGGAACGCAGCTATTGGATGGTAGTTGAGTCAGAACGGGTTGATGTTTGTTTCCAAAACCCAGGCTTTGGGGTAGATGTCGTTATCTTTGCCGATCTCAGTGTCTTTACCCATGTCGTTATGGGCTACGAAAGCCTGGAGCAAGCACTCAAGACGGGGAGCATTGCCTTTGATGGGCCGAGTGATTATGTAAAACAATTGCCGACTTGGCTCTACCTGCAGCGCGAACGCCGTCACCTGTCAGGGATAGCACCTGTTGTGCTGGGCAAGATGGCATAG
- a CDS encoding DUF2256 domain-containing protein codes for MPKQRAKSDLPTKVCPVCQRPFTWRKKWADCWDEVKYCSDRCRRHRQQSL; via the coding sequence GTGCCGAAGCAGCGTGCCAAATCCGATCTACCTACCAAGGTTTGCCCGGTATGCCAGCGCCCGTTTACCTGGCGCAAAAAGTGGGCCGACTGCTGGGATGAGGTGAAATATTGCAGCGATCGCTGCCGTCGTCATCGCCAGCAGAGCCTCTGA
- a CDS encoding GUN4 domain-containing protein, whose protein sequence is MVSDSDTLVNLRAQLQGDSLKKQLSAVHELLALGQEGVEALTATLVGRKDEPPTILDGKIFQVLYATEQENLRHSLAQHWPQGRMPTPSEQGVDYGPLQALLIQQDFEEADRMTLAKLCELAGPTAVKRKWVYFTEVEQFPVEDLRTIDRLWLIYSEGKFGFSVQRRLWLSLGQNWDKFWPRIAWKDDNIWTRYPGGFIWDLSAPDGHLPLSNQLRGVRMMAALLAHPAWSEEG, encoded by the coding sequence ATGGTTTCGGACAGCGACACATTAGTGAATTTGCGCGCTCAGCTGCAGGGTGATTCGCTGAAGAAGCAGCTCTCGGCGGTGCATGAGCTGCTGGCCCTGGGGCAGGAGGGAGTTGAGGCGTTGACTGCAACTTTGGTGGGGCGCAAAGACGAGCCGCCAACGATTTTAGACGGCAAGATCTTTCAAGTGCTCTACGCTACGGAGCAGGAGAATCTGCGTCATTCTCTGGCGCAGCATTGGCCACAGGGGCGAATGCCGACGCCGTCGGAGCAGGGAGTTGACTACGGGCCGCTGCAAGCGCTGTTGATTCAGCAGGACTTTGAAGAGGCGGACCGGATGACACTGGCGAAGCTGTGCGAGCTGGCAGGGCCAACGGCGGTGAAGCGCAAGTGGGTCTATTTCACCGAGGTGGAGCAGTTTCCGGTGGAGGATTTGCGTACCATTGACCGGCTGTGGCTGATTTACTCTGAGGGTAAGTTTGGCTTCTCGGTGCAGCGCCGTCTCTGGCTCAGCCTCGGCCAAAATTGGGATAAGTTTTGGCCCCGCATTGCCTGGAAGGACGACAATATCTGGACGCGCTACCCCGGCGGCTTTATTTGGGATTTGAGCGCTCCGGATGGCCATTTGCCCCTGTCGAACCAGCTGCGCGGTGTTCGCATGATGGCGGCTCTACTAGCGCACCCGGCTTGGAGTGAGGAGGGGTAA
- a CDS encoding acyl-CoA dehydrogenase family protein yields MLELLNQPTHQQQNRDWLALAQSLGQQFSPSEQAADANDTFVAENFEILRQSGLSAMGVPQEFGGGGASYTEVCETLKTLARHCSSTALAFSMHTHQVMVPAWKWQHQNAPVDGLLKRIAQEKIILLSSGGGDWLPGSGTATRTEGGFLITARKAFASGAPAGDLLMTSAVYDDPAEGKTVLHFALPMQTPGVSIVPTWQAMGMRGTGSHDIVLANVFVSDQAIALRRPADKWHPAFHLITMVAFPIIYSVYVGVAEAARDLVVQQVSKNRDDEHIYYQVGGLDNELAAAKIALQHMISTSISSQPGFDTTNQIMTGRALVARSVLGVVDMAMEIAGGRSFNRPFGLEKLFRDAQGVRFHPLRDEAQRKLSGQLALGYDRSLL; encoded by the coding sequence ATGCTTGAACTTCTTAATCAACCCACCCATCAACAGCAAAATCGCGACTGGCTAGCCCTTGCCCAATCTCTAGGTCAACAGTTTTCCCCCAGCGAACAGGCCGCCGATGCCAACGATACCTTTGTCGCCGAAAATTTTGAAATACTACGACAGTCGGGGCTATCGGCCATGGGTGTTCCCCAAGAATTTGGTGGGGGAGGTGCTAGCTATACAGAGGTTTGTGAAACTTTAAAAACCTTAGCTCGCCACTGTAGTTCGACCGCCCTGGCCTTTTCGATGCACACCCACCAGGTCATGGTACCGGCTTGGAAATGGCAGCACCAAAACGCTCCGGTAGATGGGTTACTCAAACGCATTGCCCAAGAGAAAATTATTCTGCTTAGCAGTGGCGGCGGCGATTGGCTACCCGGCTCTGGCACCGCGACTCGCACCGAAGGTGGTTTCCTAATTACGGCGCGCAAAGCCTTTGCTAGCGGTGCCCCAGCCGGCGATTTGCTCATGACTAGCGCCGTCTATGACGACCCTGCCGAAGGAAAAACGGTACTGCACTTTGCCCTGCCTATGCAGACCCCTGGTGTTTCAATTGTGCCTACCTGGCAAGCCATGGGCATGCGCGGCACCGGCTCCCACGACATTGTGCTGGCTAATGTTTTTGTATCCGATCAGGCGATCGCCCTGCGTCGTCCGGCCGACAAATGGCACCCGGCATTCCATTTGATCACCATGGTTGCCTTCCCCATTATTTATTCGGTCTATGTTGGAGTGGCCGAAGCGGCTAGAGATTTAGTCGTTCAGCAAGTTAGCAAAAACCGCGACGACGAGCATATTTACTATCAAGTTGGCGGCTTAGACAATGAGCTAGCTGCGGCTAAAATTGCTCTGCAACATATGATTTCAACCAGCATCTCTAGCCAGCCTGGTTTTGATACCACCAACCAAATTATGACGGGTCGAGCCTTGGTAGCGCGATCGGTGCTTGGAGTTGTCGATATGGCCATGGAGATCGCTGGAGGTCGTTCTTTTAACCGCCCCTTTGGCTTAGAAAAACTCTTCCGCGATGCCCAAGGTGTACGGTTTCACCCCTTGCGAGATGAGGCCCAGCGTAAGCTTTCTGGACAATTAGCTCTCGGGTACGACCGATCGCTGCTCTAG
- a CDS encoding glutathione S-transferase family protein, which produces MAGLPPGLLIRTAKQVWTTLWQTMMGQMAPSSKGGDYQRPESAFRQWVTSDGGYLPEANRYQLIVGMGCPWAHRTLVTRALKGLEEAVSVLPVIPSPDEGCWVFETPFRGCRTLPEFYRQVKPGYQGRATVPVLWDRQKASIVNNESADIIVILNEAFNEWATRPEVDLYPNTLKAEVDQWNDRTYQAVNNGVYRCGFAQTQAAYDRAVTELFDALDAIDQALGDRPYLCGDRVTLADVRLFTTLFRFDVVYHSLFKCNRRRIQDYAHLGPYLRRLYQLPGVAETCDIEAVKRDYYGNLFPLNPGGIIPSGPDLEYLKAPVTTLVNR; this is translated from the coding sequence ATGGCTGGTCTCCCGCCAGGTTTGCTGATTCGCACGGCTAAGCAGGTTTGGACGACACTGTGGCAAACCATGATGGGTCAGATGGCTCCCAGCAGCAAAGGCGGTGACTACCAGCGGCCTGAGAGCGCGTTTCGCCAATGGGTTACCTCCGATGGAGGCTATCTACCTGAGGCGAATCGCTATCAGCTAATCGTTGGTATGGGCTGTCCGTGGGCACATCGGACTTTGGTGACGCGAGCCTTAAAGGGATTGGAAGAAGCCGTTTCAGTTCTGCCCGTTATCCCTTCTCCTGACGAGGGCTGCTGGGTGTTTGAAACGCCCTTTCGCGGCTGTCGCACGCTGCCAGAATTCTACCGTCAAGTCAAGCCAGGCTATCAGGGGCGGGCGACGGTACCGGTGCTGTGGGATCGGCAGAAGGCCAGCATTGTCAATAATGAAAGTGCCGACATCATCGTTATTTTGAATGAGGCGTTCAATGAATGGGCCACTCGACCAGAGGTTGACCTTTACCCAAATACCCTAAAAGCCGAGGTTGACCAGTGGAACGATCGCACCTACCAAGCCGTTAACAATGGCGTCTACCGCTGTGGCTTTGCCCAAACCCAGGCCGCCTACGATCGCGCCGTTACCGAGCTATTTGATGCACTGGATGCGATCGATCAGGCTTTGGGTGATCGCCCCTACCTCTGCGGCGATAGGGTGACCCTGGCCGATGTGCGGCTGTTTACCACGCTGTTTCGCTTCGATGTGGTCTACCACAGCTTGTTTAAGTGCAACCGCCGCCGCATTCAAGACTATGCCCACCTGGGTCCTTACCTACGGCGTCTGTATCAACTACCCGGCGTAGCGGAGACCTGCGATATTGAAGCGGTCAAGCGCGACTACTACGGCAACCTGTTTCCGCTCAATCCAGGCGGCATTATTCCCTCTGGACCAGATTTAGAATATCTGAAGGCTCCGGTGACAACGTTAGTCAATCGGTAG
- a CDS encoding isoaspartyl peptidase/L-asparaginase, with product MTQALPKVIIHGGAGSSVGHKERLLTLREDLHSIVNEVYSKAESGARARDCVVLGCQLMEDSPHFNAGYGSVLQSDGQVRMSAGLMDGEAQRFSGVINVSRVRHPIDLAAYLQPAADRIVSDYGAAELAREMGLVPFDPVTDLRLKEWMRERASNFQSAMAGVVAETVDVPADSESRRGTIGVIVLDGSGHLAVGTSTGGKGLERLGRVSDSATPAGTYANALAAVSCTGIGEDILDECLAARIVVRVTDGMDIATAFEKSFAEATHHGRDFGAIALSQWGQIAWGKTSEVLISAYHTGDGVGDTLELDSGTLTGVV from the coding sequence ATGACCCAGGCATTACCCAAGGTAATCATTCACGGAGGAGCGGGTAGCTCAGTGGGCCACAAGGAAAGGCTGCTGACCCTGCGGGAAGATTTACACAGTATTGTCAACGAGGTGTATAGCAAAGCTGAGTCGGGGGCCCGCGCCCGCGATTGTGTCGTGCTGGGCTGCCAGCTGATGGAAGATTCGCCCCACTTTAACGCGGGCTATGGCTCAGTGCTGCAATCTGACGGCCAGGTGCGCATGAGTGCGGGCCTGATGGACGGTGAGGCTCAGCGATTTAGCGGTGTTATCAACGTGTCGCGGGTGCGGCATCCGATCGACCTGGCGGCTTACCTGCAACCCGCCGCCGATCGCATCGTTTCGGACTATGGCGCGGCTGAGCTGGCCCGCGAGATGGGCCTGGTGCCCTTTGACCCGGTGACTGACCTCCGCTTGAAAGAATGGATGAGGGAGCGGGCCAGCAACTTTCAAAGCGCTATGGCTGGGGTGGTGGCAGAGACCGTAGATGTGCCTGCTGACTCTGAAAGTCGGCGGGGTACGATTGGGGTGATTGTGCTGGATGGGTCGGGGCACCTAGCCGTGGGCACTTCTACCGGCGGTAAGGGGCTAGAGCGGCTGGGGCGGGTGAGCGACTCGGCTACCCCAGCTGGAACCTACGCCAACGCGTTGGCGGCGGTGAGTTGTACGGGCATTGGCGAAGATATTCTCGACGAATGCCTGGCGGCCCGCATTGTCGTGCGGGTGACCGATGGTATGGACATAGCGACGGCGTTTGAAAAATCCTTTGCGGAAGCGACGCACCACGGGCGGGATTTTGGGGCGATCGCTTTGAGCCAGTGGGGCCAAATCGCCTGGGGTAAAACCAGCGAGGTGCTGATATCGGCCTACCATACGGGCGATGGCGTGGGCGATACCCTAGAGCTAGACTCAGGTACCTTGACCGGAGTGGTGTAA